In Actinoplanes sp. NBC_00393, a single genomic region encodes these proteins:
- a CDS encoding PP2C family protein-serine/threonine phosphatase: MSSPGAIRDEQRWRRLETIVDPALSRLSVADLLDELLERVRSVLAVDTAAVLLLDPYTRQLVATASKGLEEEVRQAFRLEVGRGFAGRIAHTRQPVIITDVTPADVINPLLISKGIRSLLGVPIFAAGEVVGVLHVGTLSPRSFTADDVDLLQHAADRASTAGQSRFREPDHTAALALQHSLLPPQLADIDGLQTAARYVPGHTLGVGGDWYDVFRLPSGWTGMVIGDVSGHGLASAVVMGRIRSALRAYALNTDDPAQALALLDRKIRHFEAGALTTALYAMISPDRRSIRISSAGHLQPVIAVPDEPAALLDLPVDAPLGIARSRSRRRTSTVELPAGALLLCYTDGLVERRHQIIDVGIKALIDVVTPDHPEVVCATVMSRLGPDQPQDDIAVLAIRR; this comes from the coding sequence ATGAGTAGCCCGGGTGCGATACGCGACGAGCAGCGTTGGCGCCGTCTGGAGACCATCGTCGACCCCGCGTTGTCCCGGCTCAGCGTCGCCGATCTGCTTGATGAGCTGCTGGAACGCGTTCGAAGCGTACTCGCTGTAGACACTGCCGCAGTGCTGCTGCTCGACCCGTACACCCGTCAGCTGGTCGCCACTGCTTCCAAGGGCTTGGAAGAGGAGGTCCGGCAGGCCTTCCGGCTGGAGGTCGGCCGCGGCTTCGCCGGCCGCATCGCCCACACCCGCCAGCCGGTGATCATCACGGACGTCACGCCCGCCGACGTCATCAATCCGTTGCTGATCAGCAAGGGAATCCGATCGCTTCTCGGCGTACCGATCTTCGCCGCCGGTGAGGTCGTCGGGGTGCTGCACGTCGGCACCCTGAGCCCGCGCTCGTTCACGGCCGACGACGTTGATCTGCTGCAACACGCTGCCGACCGCGCGAGCACAGCCGGACAAAGCCGCTTCCGCGAACCGGACCATACCGCGGCCCTCGCTCTGCAGCACAGTCTGCTGCCACCGCAACTCGCCGACATCGACGGGCTGCAGACGGCGGCCCGCTACGTTCCCGGCCACACCTTGGGCGTCGGCGGCGACTGGTACGACGTCTTCCGCCTTCCTTCGGGCTGGACCGGCATGGTCATCGGCGACGTGTCCGGTCACGGCCTGGCGTCCGCGGTCGTGATGGGCCGCATCCGCAGCGCACTGCGCGCTTATGCCCTCAATACCGACGATCCTGCGCAAGCGTTGGCTCTGCTCGACCGTAAAATTCGGCACTTCGAGGCGGGAGCCCTGACCACCGCCCTGTACGCGATGATCTCCCCCGACCGGCGGTCGATCCGGATCTCCTCAGCCGGACACCTGCAGCCAGTGATCGCCGTACCCGACGAACCCGCCGCCCTCTTGGATCTGCCGGTCGACGCACCTCTCGGTATCGCTCGTTCCCGGAGCCGGCGCCGTACGAGCACGGTCGAACTACCGGCCGGCGCGCTCCTGCTGTGCTACACCGATGGCCTCGTCGAGCGGCGTCATCAGATCATTGACGTCGGCATCAAAGCACTGATCGACGTCGTCACACCCGACCATCCGGAAGTGGTCTGTGCCACGGTGATGTCCCGCCTCGGACCGGACCAGCCACAGGACGACATTGCAGTGCTCGCCATTCGCCGATAG
- a CDS encoding SigE family RNA polymerase sigma factor: MKADEERAFREFVAAQLVPLRNLAYVTCGDWHMAEDAVATALAKLYPRWRRLDRPDLYAKTMVYRAAIDETRRPWRREQAAGDAMPDVALRDPASLSDEHRHVRAALREVPPRQRAALVLRYYLGLSQEETATVLGCSLGTAKSQVSRGLVRLRDLLAAEQIELSEAEVWGNARA; the protein is encoded by the coding sequence GTGAAAGCGGACGAGGAGAGAGCCTTCCGTGAGTTCGTCGCCGCGCAGCTGGTGCCGCTGCGCAACCTGGCGTACGTGACCTGCGGGGACTGGCACATGGCGGAGGACGCGGTCGCGACCGCGTTGGCCAAGCTGTACCCGCGGTGGCGCCGGCTCGACCGACCGGACCTGTACGCCAAGACGATGGTGTACCGGGCCGCGATCGACGAGACGCGACGGCCCTGGCGCCGGGAGCAGGCGGCCGGTGACGCCATGCCTGACGTGGCGCTGCGCGACCCCGCGTCGCTCAGCGACGAGCATCGGCACGTGCGGGCGGCGTTGCGGGAGGTGCCGCCGCGGCAACGGGCCGCGCTGGTGCTGCGGTACTACCTGGGGCTGTCGCAGGAGGAGACGGCGACGGTGCTGGGCTGCAGTCTCGGCACCGCCAAGAGTCAGGTGTCGCGCGGCCTGGTCAGACTGCGCGACCTGCTGGCGGCCGAACAGATCGAACTGAGCGAAGCGGAGGTGTGGGGCAATGCACGTGCGTGA
- a CDS encoding transposase: MISVAGAREVQQGLWSIATLEPLRAKGWTYRSRRPVLLVLAGSSPFFDLNGREFDSEADALRLLEARINGDVFDGRWACPVLMDIQDQGTWVSGRMSSIMESVGKKRSRPRRAFTPEFKAEIVELCQRGDRTVGQVARDFDLTETAVRSWVKQAELDAGTRTDGLTSDERTELARLRSENRRLQQDVDILKRATAFFARETR; encoded by the coding sequence ATGATCTCGGTTGCCGGCGCGCGGGAAGTCCAGCAAGGACTGTGGTCCATCGCCACGTTGGAGCCACTGCGCGCGAAGGGATGGACCTATCGCAGCCGGCGCCCTGTGCTGCTTGTACTTGCCGGCAGCAGCCCCTTCTTCGATCTGAACGGAAGAGAGTTCGACTCCGAAGCCGATGCGCTGAGACTGCTGGAAGCCCGGATCAACGGTGACGTGTTCGACGGGCGGTGGGCCTGCCCCGTTTTGATGGACATCCAAGATCAGGGGACCTGGGTCTCCGGGAGGATGTCCAGCATCATGGAGAGCGTGGGAAAGAAACGATCGAGGCCGCGGCGGGCGTTCACGCCGGAGTTCAAGGCCGAGATCGTCGAGTTGTGTCAGCGTGGTGACCGCACCGTCGGGCAGGTCGCCCGGGACTTCGACCTGACCGAGACCGCGGTGCGATCGTGGGTCAAGCAGGCCGAACTCGACGCCGGGACCCGCACCGACGGGCTCACCAGCGACGAGCGGACCGAGTTGGCCCGGCTGCGCTCGGAGAACCGCCGCCTGCAACAGGACGTCGACATCCTGAAACGGGCCACGGCTTTCTTCGCGAGGGAGACCCGGTGA
- a CDS encoding L-dopachrome tautomerase-related protein, translating into MTSSDEPTGTLETVATFDGPMPTGVTVSHRGRIFVNFPKWGDDVPATVTEVRRGRTVPFPDQQWNTPDGDDDEHAFVSVQSVVVDPADRLWVLDTGSPMFRPTRTGGPKLVCVDLDTDTVTRTIVFPAGVALPTTYLNDVRFDLRRGTQGIAFITDSSDQGPNGIIVVDLATGESWRRLHDHPSTKAEPLTVFRPVVEGRYLMQRPADGEPQPLAMGADGIAISHDGQRLYYCPLASRRLYSVSVDALCDRSLDDAAVAATVADEGDKGSGSDGLETDDAGNLYLTAYEHNAVLRRRPDGTYETLVHDPRLLWPDTMSVAADGHLYVTANQLHRQPTYQYGKDLRHKPYALFRTPIDAGAGPVRLRR; encoded by the coding sequence ATGACCAGCAGCGACGAGCCGACCGGAACGCTGGAGACGGTCGCGACCTTCGACGGCCCCATGCCCACCGGTGTCACCGTCTCGCACCGCGGCCGCATCTTCGTCAACTTCCCGAAATGGGGCGACGACGTGCCCGCCACCGTCACCGAAGTGCGCCGCGGCCGTACCGTACCGTTCCCGGACCAGCAGTGGAACACCCCCGACGGCGACGACGACGAACACGCCTTCGTCTCGGTACAGAGTGTCGTCGTCGACCCGGCGGACCGGCTCTGGGTTCTCGACACCGGCTCCCCGATGTTCCGGCCAACGCGCACCGGCGGACCCAAGCTGGTCTGCGTCGATCTGGACACCGACACCGTGACGCGCACGATCGTGTTCCCGGCCGGCGTGGCGCTGCCGACGACGTACCTCAATGATGTGCGCTTCGACCTGCGCCGGGGCACCCAGGGGATCGCGTTCATCACCGATTCGTCCGATCAGGGGCCGAACGGGATCATCGTCGTCGACCTGGCCACCGGCGAGTCCTGGCGCCGGTTGCACGACCATCCGTCGACCAAGGCCGAACCACTGACCGTCTTCCGGCCCGTGGTGGAGGGCCGCTACCTGATGCAACGGCCGGCCGACGGCGAGCCGCAGCCGCTGGCGATGGGCGCCGACGGCATCGCGATCTCCCACGACGGTCAGCGCTTGTACTACTGCCCGCTCGCCTCCCGGCGGCTCTACAGCGTCTCCGTCGACGCCCTCTGCGACCGGTCGCTCGACGACGCCGCGGTGGCCGCGACCGTGGCCGACGAGGGTGACAAGGGCAGCGGCTCCGACGGCTTGGAGACCGACGACGCCGGCAACCTCTACCTGACCGCCTACGAGCACAACGCCGTACTGCGGCGCCGGCCCGACGGCACCTACGAGACGCTCGTCCACGATCCGCGGCTGCTGTGGCCCGACACCATGTCGGTCGCGGCCGACGGCCACCTGTACGTCACCGCCAACCAACTGCACCGCCAGCCCACCTACCAGTACGGCAAGGACCTGCGGCACAAGCCGTACGCCCTGTTCCGCACCCCCATCGACGCCGGAGCCGGGCCCGTCCGGCTACGACGGTAG
- a CDS encoding IS3 family transposase, protein MNVYPFIAAEQAGKHNVKRACELLEVSRSAYYQQARGEQSQRDRTDARLTEQIIAVHEASNGTYGAPRIHAELAAAGQRHGRKRIAARMRKAGIAGKSPRRWKTTTIADPAAGQRPDLVDRDFTVDAAAVDTRWCGDITYINTWEGWLYLATVIDLASRRVVGWAVADHLKTDLVDAALTDALRRRRPADGLVFHSDRGAIHQRPARRLAKRHGVRLSVGRRGQCWDNAVAESFFATLKTELIHR, encoded by the coding sequence GTGAACGTGTACCCGTTCATCGCCGCGGAGCAGGCCGGCAAGCACAACGTCAAGCGTGCCTGCGAACTGCTCGAGGTCTCCCGGTCCGCCTACTACCAGCAGGCCCGCGGCGAGCAGTCGCAGCGTGACCGCACCGACGCCCGGCTCACCGAGCAGATCATCGCCGTGCATGAGGCGTCGAACGGCACCTACGGGGCGCCGCGGATCCACGCCGAACTCGCCGCCGCCGGGCAGCGGCACGGCCGCAAACGCATCGCCGCCCGGATGCGTAAGGCCGGAATCGCCGGCAAGAGCCCCCGCCGCTGGAAGACCACCACCATCGCCGATCCGGCCGCCGGCCAGCGTCCGGACCTGGTCGACCGCGACTTCACCGTGGATGCGGCCGCGGTCGACACCCGCTGGTGCGGCGACATCACCTACATCAACACCTGGGAAGGCTGGCTCTACCTGGCCACCGTCATCGACCTGGCCTCGCGCCGCGTCGTCGGCTGGGCGGTGGCCGACCATCTCAAGACCGACCTGGTCGACGCCGCCCTCACCGACGCGCTGCGCCGCCGGCGGCCTGCCGACGGTCTCGTCTTTCATTCCGATCGCGGAGCAATACACCAGCGCCCAGCACGCCGCCTCGCCAAACGCCACGGCGTGCGGCTGAGCGTGGGCCGGCGCGGGCAGTGCTGGGACAACGCCGTCGCCGAATCGTTCTTCGCGACCCTGAAAACGGAACTGATCCACCGTTAG
- a CDS encoding zinc-binding dehydrogenase, with protein sequence MLSDIFPTAWFGAKLAEIRTGDTVAVFGAGPVGQLAVLSAYLQGAGRVIAVDRHADRLALARGQHAEIIDFDSENPVEAIQELTGGIGVDRVIDAVGIDAQQPATGVDDQQALQFDAEQAQAAPQTNTDGDNWIPGDAPSQVSQWAAQAVAKAGTIGIIGVYPQTFDSYPIGVTMNKNVTVKAGNCNHRHYIPQLVELVTNGTVDPALLLTGHEPMTDVIAAYREFDRREPGWIKVALNPTT encoded by the coding sequence ATGCTCTCGGACATCTTCCCCACCGCCTGGTTCGGCGCGAAGCTCGCCGAGATCCGCACCGGCGACACCGTCGCAGTCTTCGGCGCCGGACCCGTCGGGCAACTCGCCGTCCTGTCGGCCTACCTGCAGGGCGCCGGCCGGGTCATCGCCGTCGACCGGCACGCCGACCGGCTCGCCCTCGCCCGCGGCCAGCACGCCGAGATCATCGACTTCGACAGCGAGAACCCGGTCGAGGCCATCCAGGAACTCACCGGCGGGATCGGCGTGGACCGCGTCATCGACGCCGTCGGCATCGACGCACAACAACCCGCGACCGGCGTCGACGACCAGCAGGCCCTGCAGTTCGACGCCGAACAGGCCCAAGCCGCACCACAGACCAACACCGACGGCGACAACTGGATACCCGGCGACGCCCCCAGCCAGGTCTCGCAGTGGGCCGCCCAGGCGGTCGCCAAGGCCGGCACCATCGGGATCATCGGCGTCTACCCGCAGACCTTCGACAGCTACCCGATCGGCGTGACGATGAACAAGAACGTCACCGTCAAAGCCGGCAACTGCAACCATCGCCACTACATCCCGCAGCTGGTCGAACTGGTCACCAACGGCACCGTCGACCCGGCCCTGCTGCTCACCGGACACGAACCGATGACCGACGTCATCGCCGCCTACCGCGAGTTCGACCGCCGCGAACCCGGCTGGATCAAGGTCGCCCTCAACCCCACCACCTGA
- a CDS encoding NACHT domain-containing protein translates to MPSGRSGTSERYLYERLPEKRFQQLVSAVLALHHRDVTCFPVGQKDGGRDAVVKRENKPFLIYQVKWAKDPVKNPVAWLTATINEERDNIKRLVADGAQSYVLVTCIAGTSGRSTGSMDQLDRKFAEYSQEFGIPMSVWWRADLDARVDSAPQELIWSYSEMLAGQDAVRYVIEADKIAAEQQTLRALLLQLIATQWEEDAKVKFRQVELDTYNLLDLFVDVEAIRITQPLAHDLRPRQRVHNVGRVHRAVAPSQSSPRPALARGLEPAGAHAAAKLGGAAEYLLDATQPLTLVRGEPGQGKSTLAQYLCQLHRAAFLADSPYLTGPRPERAVAAPRLPIRVDLRDYARWRAGEDPFAEDDTPRSRRPRPRQQPSLEQFLAYLVTARGSGADVSVTLVNDVISRFPMLIVLDGLDEVAHQPTRVRVVKEINEFVARLGTSITTSQLIVTTRPNASDLPEPSPEKFETIALLPLSPELRTSYLRKWADARGLRGQARRALEGTFRQRSIEPHIEQLADNPMQLTILLFLIQKRGDSIPDGRTQLFRAYMDTFLDRESEKSPSVHEHREDLEEVTAFLGWYLQANAETDAAAGRVPTRTIRKAILNYLDDVDKDTTLVDDLFTAVTDRVWALTSKVQGTFEFDIQTMREFFAAAYLWGFAGAELRSFDKSSILGELARRSYWLNTSRFFAGFADPNELSGLVDVLEEEFETPTRPMQVRDTAWALLSDGAFSRQRRAQKRATQLFVDDLSLRLILYSLTTRDRASRDSAETRAVRPLAYDRGAEHLIAALIQRIEAAPGDAMNRERLVLVQVLGRVPAGWWISRMSTAVGTVHEAAWLRLGALLPGRTTLEPKAIDQLSLDTIESAELALSAGIIAAPGSALEQKLLRAVLDGQCSDAKPGAVAGMPGDLLQALTPRRFLAKAADAWDPAVPSHLLSYEGPQADRARREAQRRLREREPGFARVAEAMRASRGQSGTTSVWSDTAREIAALYGPCWLAAEIAIIGAAISDKEWTTGGTFTKGAEPFGPNLDYGTLLQEARFARSEPSWWQWHADAHTDPLSRATWCLALVCVGTADVLTATIDQLDAAVRALPPNLQRALVHSSSRIGRSELARRLPDDILYRAGPLDTLTALLIAQHQRDEACELTALQDEQLADMARFGHAGWVGLRALSVRMLSRPSAELLDGIRAYGNEAVIDLHGGLNELTSRALLESILSDAGAYPLWWVTAAEKAVARRHQDVSLAQVAQAGHWFPGLA, encoded by the coding sequence ATGCCGAGTGGTCGAAGCGGAACTTCGGAGCGGTACCTCTACGAACGGCTTCCGGAGAAGCGCTTCCAACAACTCGTCAGCGCTGTGCTGGCCCTACATCATCGCGATGTCACCTGCTTCCCGGTCGGCCAGAAAGACGGCGGCCGCGATGCGGTCGTCAAACGCGAGAACAAGCCCTTCCTGATCTATCAAGTCAAGTGGGCGAAGGATCCGGTCAAGAACCCGGTCGCCTGGCTCACTGCGACGATTAACGAGGAACGCGACAACATCAAGCGCCTGGTCGCCGACGGCGCCCAGTCATACGTGCTGGTCACCTGCATCGCTGGAACCAGCGGGCGTTCCACAGGCAGCATGGACCAGCTGGACCGGAAATTCGCCGAGTACTCGCAAGAGTTCGGTATTCCGATGTCCGTCTGGTGGCGTGCTGATCTCGACGCCCGCGTCGACAGCGCACCGCAGGAGCTGATCTGGTCGTACTCTGAGATGCTCGCCGGCCAGGATGCGGTCCGGTACGTCATCGAGGCTGACAAGATCGCCGCAGAGCAGCAGACGCTGCGTGCCCTGCTGCTTCAGTTGATCGCCACGCAGTGGGAGGAGGACGCGAAGGTCAAGTTCCGGCAGGTGGAGCTGGACACCTACAACCTGCTGGACTTATTTGTTGATGTGGAAGCCATCCGTATCACGCAGCCTCTCGCGCATGACCTCCGGCCACGTCAACGGGTTCACAACGTTGGCCGGGTCCACCGCGCAGTTGCACCGAGCCAGTCGTCGCCTCGGCCTGCACTCGCCAGGGGACTTGAGCCCGCCGGTGCTCACGCAGCAGCCAAGTTGGGTGGGGCGGCCGAATATCTACTCGACGCCACTCAGCCGCTAACTCTGGTCCGCGGCGAGCCCGGGCAGGGCAAATCCACCCTGGCGCAATACCTTTGCCAACTGCACCGTGCGGCCTTCCTCGCTGACAGCCCTTACCTCACCGGTCCACGGCCGGAACGCGCCGTGGCGGCGCCTCGGCTGCCGATCCGTGTCGACCTGCGCGACTACGCTCGATGGCGAGCCGGCGAAGATCCCTTCGCCGAGGACGACACGCCACGTTCCCGGCGGCCGCGGCCACGTCAGCAACCGTCGCTGGAACAGTTCCTCGCCTATCTGGTGACCGCACGGGGATCGGGTGCCGATGTGTCGGTCACGCTGGTCAACGATGTGATCAGCCGGTTCCCGATGCTGATCGTGCTTGATGGCCTCGACGAGGTGGCTCACCAGCCAACCCGCGTCCGCGTGGTGAAGGAGATCAACGAATTCGTCGCGCGCCTCGGAACAAGCATCACCACCTCTCAGCTGATCGTGACAACGCGGCCGAACGCATCAGACCTGCCAGAGCCGTCTCCGGAGAAGTTCGAAACCATCGCGTTGCTGCCCCTGAGCCCCGAGCTGCGGACCTCGTACCTGCGTAAGTGGGCGGATGCCCGCGGGCTGCGCGGCCAAGCACGGCGCGCCCTGGAGGGCACCTTTCGGCAGCGTTCGATCGAACCGCACATCGAGCAACTGGCTGACAATCCGATGCAGCTGACCATCCTGCTGTTCCTGATCCAGAAGCGTGGCGATTCGATCCCCGACGGCCGCACCCAGCTGTTCCGGGCATATATGGACACCTTCCTCGACCGTGAGTCGGAGAAGAGTCCGTCGGTCCACGAACACCGGGAAGACCTGGAAGAGGTCACCGCGTTCCTTGGCTGGTATCTGCAAGCGAACGCCGAAACCGACGCGGCTGCCGGTCGAGTCCCGACTCGGACCATTCGCAAGGCGATCCTCAACTATCTCGATGACGTCGACAAAGACACGACGCTCGTCGACGACCTGTTCACTGCGGTGACGGACAGGGTCTGGGCGCTAACCAGCAAGGTCCAGGGGACATTTGAGTTCGATATCCAGACCATGCGCGAGTTCTTCGCCGCCGCCTACCTCTGGGGATTCGCCGGCGCCGAACTGCGGTCTTTCGACAAGTCATCGATCTTGGGGGAGCTGGCTCGTCGCTCGTACTGGCTGAACACCTCCCGATTCTTCGCCGGTTTCGCCGACCCGAACGAGCTGTCCGGACTGGTCGACGTCCTGGAAGAGGAGTTCGAAACCCCCACGCGGCCAATGCAGGTCCGCGACACCGCGTGGGCACTGCTGTCCGACGGCGCCTTCTCCCGGCAGCGGCGGGCACAGAAGAGGGCCACCCAACTGTTCGTCGATGACTTAAGCCTGCGGTTGATCCTGTACTCGCTCACCACCCGCGACCGGGCATCGAGAGATTCCGCAGAGACGCGCGCAGTACGGCCGCTGGCCTACGACCGTGGAGCGGAACACCTGATCGCAGCACTGATACAGCGCATCGAAGCGGCGCCTGGCGATGCCATGAACCGTGAGCGCCTCGTCCTCGTTCAGGTACTCGGTCGCGTCCCGGCGGGCTGGTGGATATCACGCATGTCAACCGCAGTGGGCACCGTGCACGAGGCGGCCTGGCTTCGTCTCGGGGCGCTACTCCCCGGCAGGACCACCCTGGAACCGAAGGCGATCGACCAACTCTCGCTTGACACGATCGAATCTGCCGAACTGGCGTTGAGCGCCGGCATCATCGCCGCTCCCGGATCGGCGCTGGAACAAAAGTTGCTTCGTGCGGTACTCGACGGCCAGTGTTCCGACGCGAAGCCGGGCGCGGTAGCCGGGATGCCCGGCGACCTGTTGCAGGCGCTCACCCCACGGCGTTTCCTGGCCAAGGCCGCAGACGCCTGGGACCCTGCCGTGCCGAGTCACTTGCTGTCGTACGAAGGCCCTCAAGCCGACCGGGCACGCCGTGAAGCCCAGCGGCGACTGCGAGAGAGAGAACCAGGGTTCGCTCGGGTCGCCGAGGCGATGCGGGCGAGCCGCGGTCAAAGCGGTACGACCTCGGTGTGGAGCGACACTGCACGCGAGATCGCCGCACTCTACGGCCCCTGCTGGCTCGCCGCAGAGATCGCGATCATCGGCGCGGCGATCTCCGACAAGGAATGGACCACCGGGGGAACTTTCACCAAGGGGGCAGAACCGTTCGGCCCCAACCTCGACTACGGAACTCTGCTACAAGAAGCCCGCTTCGCCCGTTCCGAGCCCAGCTGGTGGCAATGGCACGCTGACGCCCACACAGACCCCCTGTCGCGAGCCACCTGGTGCCTGGCGCTGGTCTGCGTCGGCACCGCGGACGTCCTGACCGCTACCATCGATCAGCTCGATGCCGCTGTCCGTGCTCTGCCCCCCAACCTGCAACGGGCTCTCGTCCACAGCTCCAGCCGGATCGGTCGATCAGAGCTTGCCCGACGCCTCCCCGACGACATCCTGTACCGGGCTGGTCCGCTCGACACCCTAACGGCGCTGCTCATCGCACAACACCAGCGCGACGAGGCCTGTGAGCTGACGGCGCTACAGGACGAGCAGCTCGCCGACATGGCGCGATTCGGGCACGCAGGTTGGGTCGGTCTTCGTGCCCTCAGCGTCCGCATGCTGAGCCGTCCTTCAGCAGAACTACTCGACGGCATCCGCGCGTACGGCAACGAGGCCGTTATCGACCTACACGGCGGCCTCAACGAGCTTACGTCCAGGGCCTTACTGGAATCGATCTTGAGCGACGCTGGTGCGTATCCGCTCTGGTGGGTCACCGCCGCTGAGAAGGCCGTCGCGCGAAGACATCAAGACGTTTCGCTTGCCCAAGTTGCGCAAGCCGGACATTGGTTCCCCGGCTTAGCATGA